Proteins co-encoded in one Garra rufa chromosome 21, GarRuf1.0, whole genome shotgun sequence genomic window:
- the sccpdha.1 gene encoding saccharopine dehydrogenase a, tandem duplicate 1: MAAFSTSSSRPYHIIIFGASGFTGQFVVEEVARTASEGPKGSLKWAVAGRNRTKLEKVVEQAAGALSKPELKSEVDIIIADVGDPDSLAAMCKQAVIVLSCVGPYRFFGEPVVKSCVESGAHYIDISGEPQFLEGMQLHYHSQAAEKGVYIVGACGFDSIPSDMGVIYTRDQFKGTLTAVESFLTASSGPEGGCIHDGTWQSAIYGLADSDKLRSLRKKLGHKPLPVVGAKIKRRGTLFYSNELEQYAIPFMGSDPSVVKRSQRYLTEELNETPVQYGAYAGVGGISNVFKLLFAGLMFYFLVKFSFGKNLLMKFPEFFSFGFFSKAGPTRKQMEGSSFRFLFLGEGYTEGSDPSEGKPNGKIRTVVKGPEAGYVATPIAMVQAALTMLNESDSLPKTGGVYTPGATFAKTTLIDRLNKHGIQFSVL, encoded by the exons ATGGCGGCGTTCAGCACCTCATCCAGCAGACCCTACCACATCATTATTTTCGGCGCTTCTGGTTTCACAGGACAGTTTGTGGTGGAGGAGGTGGCCCGCACCGCATCCGAGGGTCCCAAGGGGAGTCTGAAATGGGCCGTGGCCGGGAGAAACAGAACCAAGCTGGAGAAAGTTGTGGAGCAGGCCGCCGGAGCTCTAA GTAAGCCGGAGCTGAAGTCAGAGGTGGATATTATCATTGCAGATGTCGGCGATCCGGACTCATTGGCTGCCATGTGCAAACAGGCTGTTATTGTACTCAGCTGTGTGGGGCCT TATAGATTTTTTGGTGAACCTGTTGTCAAGTCTTGTGTGGAAAGCGGAGCACACTACATTGATATCTCTGGAGAACCACAG TTCCTGGAGGGTATGCAGCTGCACTACCATAGCCAGGCTGCTGAAAAGGGCGTCTACATTGTGGGAGCCTGTGGTTTTGACTCCATTCCTTCAGACATGGGCGTCATTTATACCAGGGACCAGTTTAAAG GGACACTAACAGCCGTTGAGAGCTTTTTGACTGCGAGTTCAGGACCAGAG GGAGGCTGCATCCATGATGGCACCTGGCAGTCGGCCATCTATGGCTTAGCAGACAGCGACAAGTTGCGGAGCCTCAGGAAGAAGCTCGGTCACAAGCCTCTTCCCGTGGTGGGGGCTAAAATTAAAAGGAG GGGCACACTGTTTTATAGTAACGAATTGGAGCAATATGCAATTCCCTTCATGGGTTCTGACCCATCAGTGGTGAAAAGGAGCCAGCGCTACTTAACTGAAGAACTCAATGAAACTCCA GTTCAGTATGGGGCGTATGCTGGTGTCGGTGGCATTTCCAATGTTTTTAAACTCCTCTTCGCTGGATTGATGTTCTATTTCCTTGTGAAGTTCAGCTTTGGCAAAAATCTTCTCATGAAG TTTCCAGAGTTTTTCTCATTCGGCTTCTTCTCCAAAGCAGGTCCAACTAGAAAACAG ATGGAGGGCTCCTCTTTCCGTTTTCTCTTTCTTGGAGAGGGTTACACTGAAGGCTCAGACCCCAGTGAGGGCAAACCCAATGGAAAAATCCGCACTGTGGTCAAAGGACCAG AGGCAGGATATGTCGCCACACCAATCGCTATGGTTCAGGCAGCCCTTACCATGCTGAACGAATCAGATTCTCTTCCAAAAAC CGGTGGTGTTTACACTCCAGGAGCGACATTTGCCAAGACGACCCTCATCGACCGCCTCAACAAACATGGCATTCAGTTCTCCGTCCTTTAA